In Megalobrama amblycephala isolate DHTTF-2021 linkage group LG9, ASM1881202v1, whole genome shotgun sequence, the sequence AACCTGCATTGGACATTCATGAGATGTTCTCAGTTTTCTTGAAAACCAGTCAACTTTATCTTTAGTTAAGAATTTAAACCATTACatttacagtcaaaccaaatattattcagacattttttatatatttttattagagggtgcaggacactacagttcatttatgtaagtgaggatagcaaaataaagtaaactgtgacatattatacccaaaaattattcattcagtgcactaccagtaaaattgataacaatttgcaaccaaaaattattcagacactttgacctgaccatgttttgctgaaGTGTtctctgacataattaagattcattttttttggacacagtttaactctgagatcttgtcacattatattatcatttttttaaactatagtgaataaacataaatgaaatgttcaaggtgtctgaatacattttggtttgactgtatatattcatttagcagacgctgtTATCTAAAGAAGTGACTTACGATAGAGGATTATTTAAATCATCTGAAAATAGAAGCAggatttgtttttgtgaaaaatcCCTGAATTTGAATCAAATTAATAGATAATTAACCACAAAAAAATTCCCAGGATCTCAAACAATTCAAAACAGGAACATGAATCATAGAAATATTCCAATTCACTTGAAGGGGAATACACTTTTTGTGCTGGACAGACAGTCGTGTTATCGCAGATAAACACCCACCGCGGTGACCTTCAGCGTGGAAACTCCCCTGAAGCGTTGAGACGTCTAATGGTGTTTCTGTTGTCTTGCAGGAACTCCAATGCAAAGGCACTGAAGGTGACCGGACTGACGGTCCTGGCCTGTCTTCTCCTGGCAGGTCAGGCGCTGACCGCTTACCTCGTCTGGGGTCAGAAGGAGCACATCAGTGCTCTGACAAGTGGCCAAGAGAAGCTGAAGACCGAGCTGACCCGAAAGATGTCAGGTGCGACAGAGCAGGGCTGCACGTTTAACCATCAGAAAACATCAAGCACAGATTGATTTATATGCTTTTCATTTACAGAAGTAGCCATAACATCAAATTCATGCATATTATTCAGGGCCTATAAATCCTAGTTCTCATTGAAAAAAAGGGGCTCaaacttttcttaaatattttaatgaaagagTGGGACTTATATTGATTGTCATCTTTCGTCTGACAGCTGGTCCTCCAAAGGCGATGCACCTTCCCATGAACAGCATGCCGCTGCTGAAGGATTTCTCTGACGAGACCTCTGACCAGACCTCCGACAAGAAAAAGAGCAGTCCCCTTGTGGTGAGGAAACACAGCAAATCATAATGATTATGATAGTAACAGTAGTGCATGGGTTATTGTTCATTCAATTCTGAATATCTGTTCCTTATTCTGTTCTGTAGAAACTGCACCCAGTTTTCACAAACCAGAGAGAGGGCAGCGGACAACTGGACGGTACAGACACCAACATACAGAACacatagataaataaataaataacatgaaaaacaaattagatattagaatatttaaaaaacgtAGAAATGCTGCTTTTGcaactaattaaaataaattacgtttaagttgatgtactaaaattacaaaaaatgtaattaaagctaaatagaaattaatattaaacattaaaaatatattataaattataattatttatattaatattaacaatatttttaaaataacaaaaacacaacaaaattaattgaaaaatataaaaataatagctaatatataatatttgaaaATCACCAACCTACAGAAAAGAGAGGtagataaataaatgatataaaaaagtataaatgtcataaaaatatattacattatatattaaatatataagttaaaatgtataaataaaaatttaatattatatatgtaattaaaaataaatattagatattagaatataaaaaaatgtagaaatgctGCTTTTGCAACTAACTGAATtcaaattaaagctaaatagaaatattaatattaaacattaaaaatatatattataattatattaatattaaaaatattttaaaaataacataaacacataacaaaattaattaaacgtaaactaaaataaaagctaaaaatataaaaataaaagctaatatataatatttgaaaATCCCCAACCTACAGAACACGAGAGAgatagataaaaaataaaataaaaatgataaatgttatataatatacattatttatatattacaatatattattttattacattatttataaattaattaaaaaaaatgtaatatataagcAGTATTTTcggtaattgaaataaagctgaaataaaataaaatataaatattatatattatgtgaAAAACAACTTTAGCTtttgcaactaactgaaataaaatgtttaagttgaagtacagtactaaaattacaaaataaaaaaataattgaattagaaatgttgcctgaatacatagaaatattaatatattaaaaatatttgaaaaatgacagaagcacataatttacaaaattaataaaacttaaacttaaataaaaatgcCTAACAACACCTGTGACATCCTCAATATACTGTATCACAATCTCTTGTCCATTATTGTTGAACTAATTCTTCATGTTCTGTCATGTTCAGGTGCTAGAATGATGCATCTGCCAATGAAGAGTATGCCACTGCTGGTGGACGCAGATGAGGAGGTGAAGAGCTCACCTGAGTCAggtgagacacacacactcacacacgcctCATGCTGATGGCAGTGAGCCGTTCAGATCTCCATATGACACGCGTGTCTCTCTGCAGctgttgaggtggagaccaagTGTATGCTGGAGTCTCAGAAGCAGGTGAGACCCGGATTCTTCAAGCCTGAGTGTGACGCGCAGGGCAACTATCTGCCCATGCAGTGCTGGCACAGCACCGGATACTGCTGGTGCGTGGACAAAGACGGCCATGAGATTCCGGACACACGCATGCGTGGAAGACCCCAGTGTGGCTCAGGTGTGTTTTATGTATAACTGTGCTTTAGGTGCGCTAACTAAAAATGTTACCTTTGAGAAACTAGTTCATAGTACAGTTAAAGATGTACAATGAAGACTAAATCAGCACTTGCTCAAACTGCTGTTATGCTTTTATTTTAGAatgaattataatttattatagtatttattgttttgaattataataatatatgagTAGTGTAGTGCAGTGATAATGTGTTAAAATCCCATCactaatctctctctctctctttttttctccagtgtaAAGTCACGTCCACAACAGGACCTTCTTCTCCACCAAAAGAgaataacagttttctgttCAAATCCTAATAACTGTCACTAGTTGCAGCTCCTGAAGATCAgtccatccatgtggatgtaaTTCAGTGGAAATAATCCAATAACCTTTCTACTTAAGATCTCTTGTGATCTGTGTTCAATATAGATAAGCATAAGTACGATATTTCTGAGAGATGTTACCGCTGGCCTAACCTTTATTCTTATAATATCTGTAGTAAGTCTTCTGtgacattatttctttttttaatttttaacccACAGCATGTTGTTAGAAGTAGTATGAATATGAGAGTGATTACAGGAGTGTAAATAAGGCCTGAAATAAACACATGCTGTTTCCAAATGTGACTGTCTGTGATCTGTGAACGGTGAAGTTTATTGtcattgctttatttaaagactaTTTACACTATAAAAACCATAGAAAAGCAAGAAAATGGTGTAAGAAAGaatgttatttattaaacaGGAATATTTTCAGTTCTATCTGAAAGATTgtcaatgcattaaaatagaatattgtATACACATAATGCATGAAAGTGGAGCTGGAGGttataatataatgaataatattacATATGCTGTCTGAACAAACCGAATAAATCACACATGGCAATAAAATAAGACAACAAATCATTGCAATACAATAAAATAGcgtgaaaatgtatataaaatgcTTTTCGGatcacaataaatatatgatttGAAACATCAGATTCAGATACATCTTTAGATATGACATCAGCATGTTGATCATTGCAAGTTGCAATAAACTCATGCAAAAATGATCATTGTGCAGAACAGCTGCATGTAGAGATGTAAATATGAACAGTTATGTGAAATATAgcttagggtttttttttaaacatcctGTCTCCACTTCCTCTTTCAGATCATTTTCACTGAATTAATAGTGCCAAATTCCCCATAGAAGAGTTCTGAATTTAAAAGGATGCATATTTTAATATGGTATAACACATAAACATGTTGCTTCATTTATCTGCATGCACCAATATTGATAGATATTAGCAGGACAGCAGGAGTATCAtaaaaatgaatggatggatggatagattaggatggaaactgaaataaaaatgatgaaaactatatagacattcaaaaaaaatgacaaaatgcacaacaaaattactaaaactttaacaaattaaaataaaaatttaaaatataaaaacaaaaacattcaaaatatactAACagtatactaaaataacactgattaaaTACATCAGTGTGAGTCATAATCATCTGCCCACTTTTCCTAAATGTCAGTGAGATTCATTTCCTCGCTAACTTCATGCCACTTTGATTATGTCTCATTTGCAAATGCGTCATTTTAAGGAAgtcacaatattttttaaataaaaaaaataaattaaaaaaaattgtaatttccTCCACCAGCATCACATGGTTCTGGAAGAGGGATGGCTCAAAAACccaaatccatccatccaatgttTTCGGACTTGCTCCTCCAAAACACCCCAATGTGGCTCAATAAAATtcagatctggtgactgtggaggccatgGAAGATGTTCAACTTCACTTTCATGTTCATCAAACCACTGTCACCAGTCTTGCTGTGTGTATAGTGTATTATCATCCCGATACACGGCTCCCCCTTCAGGGTACAATGTTTGAACCATAGGTGCACATGGTCCTCAGATTGGTTCGGTAGTCCTTGGCAGTGATGCACCCATCAAGCACAGTAGGGAATGCCATGATATTGgagcccaaaccatcactgatccACCGCTGAGCTTCACTCTGGGCAGCAACAGTCAGGTGTTAAGCCTCATTCGGGATTTTCCACACCGCAACTCCCACAGAAGACAGTGAAGGTGGACAATACATGTTTCACATTGTCCATAGCCCAAGCTGTTTGGCATTGGCACGAGTGACCAAAGGTTTGGCTATCTGCTATAGCTGCTATCTACT encodes:
- the cd74a gene encoding CD74 molecule, major histocompatibility complex, class II invariant chain a, which translates into the protein MDEHQNESLIQRVPSEETVLSRGPTRNSNAKALKVTGLTVLACLLLAGQALTAYLVWGQKEHISALTSGQEKLKTELTRKMSAGPPKAMHLPMNSMPLLKDFSDETSDQTSDKKKSSPLVKLHPVFTNQREGSGQLDGARMMHLPMKSMPLLVDADEEVKSSPESAVEVETKCMLESQKQVRPGFFKPECDAQGNYLPMQCWHSTGYCWCVDKDGHEIPDTRMRGRPQCGSV